Proteins encoded in a region of the Scatophagus argus isolate fScaArg1 chromosome 1, fScaArg1.pri, whole genome shotgun sequence genome:
- the LOC124051326 gene encoding putative C-type lectin domain family 20 member A gives MERDILCFLLVLITIILPGPLHAATSSLNLSKVVLISHPRTWFDAQHYCRAHHSDLVTIRNTQEANMVVLFEGWIGLYHRWSYGWKWSKEDELATFIPWDLGEPNTNLWCVLKYRSHLTWASADCRYPHPFLCVDERLILVQEMKTWEEALHHCRQLQVADPSPGGTAHLYDLASLPEENNVLLDREKLKEATTNEVWVGLRFLAGEWLWVSGEAVTSSYLPRCPAQQQHCGALDHKNTSWKIMSCSEKRNFICSINL, from the exons ATGGAAAGAGAcatcctctgttttctcctcgTCCTCATCACCATCATACTACCTGGTCCTCTGCACGCTGCGACTTCAAGCCTAAACCTCTCAAAGGTTGTCCTCATCTCACATCCGAGAACCTGGTTTGATGCTCAACACTACTGCAGAGCACACCATAGTGACTTGGTCAccatcagaaacacacaggaggcaAACATGGTTGTCTTGTTTGAAGGCTGGATTGGTTTGTATCACAGATGGAGTTATGGATGGAAATGGTCCAAGGAAGATGAACTTGCCACATTCATCCCCTGGGATCTTG GTGAACCAAACACAAAtttgtggtgtgttttgaaGTATCGTTCACACCTAACATGGGCAAGTGCTGATTGCAGATATCCCCACCCCTTCTTGTGTGTCGATGAAAGACTGATTCTGGTCCAAGAGATGAAGACGTGGGAAGAAGCATTGCATCACTGTAGACAGCTGCAGGTGGCGGATCCCTCTCCTGGAGGGACCGCACATCTGTATGACCTCGCCAGCCTGCCAGAAGAAAATAACGTACTGTTGGACAGAGAGAAGTTAAAGGAAGCAACCACAAATGAG GTGTGGGTCGGACTGCGTTTCCTGGCTGGTGAGTGGTTGTGGGTCAGCGGTGAAGCAGTGACGAGCTCCTACCTTCCTCGCTGTCcagcccagcagcagcactgcgGTGCTCTGGATCACAAGAACACAAGCTGGAAGATAATGAGCTGCAGCGAGAAGAGAAACTTCATCTGCAGCATAAATCTGTGA